A stretch of the Haloactinomyces albus genome encodes the following:
- a CDS encoding FtsK/SpoIIIE domain-containing protein, which produces MSSTEPHMGDLIRFPQTPDHATGNTVPAPRHTEQTHQDGTDQSSEHDGHHEQPNTVPGTTLAVDTPRALQRLPRPALPPALARTARTTGVATRRAAGATWRVAKPAGQVGLRHGAYTLGGTWELTRRGFSRLTHGDLTEAVRAAKAAGDLGMVAELEQRRRDAANDRWKRITAQVKLTGIVAATGSGVVVGASLAVLIAGVVVQLVPDGADFAAVWTDGWWAFLVGTAQFVAWVASLWPWMLAALVATLGYAAWRAGHDSDFVPAWISAGEQPGGKDVVPDEGAILDALRNLNLPPLNKAIKEGWKPRWVQPTGRDGRGWRTQLELPQGVTVEKINDNKDVLAHNLVRKRNEVWPTEPRDKPGVLDLWVADQGILSGPVDVWPLLEEGTTDYFTGVPVGIDARGDEVTGKLMAANYVIGGTMGSGKTSLVVNLLLGAILDPLVEIDVHVMAYNVDFDPLRPRLRSLVKGDEDEQIEAALDMLRELREEVTQRGKILDEIGGEETKLTRDIAEQDARMRPRLVVVDECQELFEHDEHGKEAKELAEKVAKKARKTGITLVWATPSPSAASLPRDLAKTASHRVCFAIGDHQGSDAVLGTGKHKAGITATGLVPGEDVGTAMATGFRRDAGLVRCHHIRKEKGIDEITPVVQRALALREDAGITANPAADRSQQPRDLLADLDAVLGTEPVPAADVPALLARHAPKWAPYQRLTGKQLRVQLTDDYGIKVPSTGNKFPLDPATVRSEQARRATADLDTEE; this is translated from the coding sequence ATGTCTTCCACCGAGCCCCACATGGGCGATCTCATCCGCTTCCCCCAAACCCCCGACCACGCCACCGGCAACACCGTGCCCGCACCCCGCCACACCGAGCAGACCCACCAGGACGGCACGGACCAGTCAAGCGAACACGACGGGCATCACGAGCAGCCCAACACAGTGCCGGGCACGACCCTGGCAGTGGACACCCCACGCGCACTGCAGCGGCTGCCCCGCCCGGCTCTGCCGCCCGCGCTGGCCCGCACAGCTCGCACCACCGGGGTCGCCACTCGTCGCGCGGCCGGAGCGACCTGGCGGGTGGCTAAGCCCGCTGGGCAGGTCGGGCTACGCCATGGTGCCTACACCCTCGGTGGGACCTGGGAGTTGACCCGGCGTGGTTTCTCACGGCTGACTCACGGTGATCTGACCGAGGCTGTGCGCGCGGCCAAGGCCGCCGGAGACCTGGGCATGGTCGCCGAGCTGGAGCAGCGTCGCCGGGACGCGGCCAACGACCGATGGAAGCGCATCACCGCTCAGGTCAAGCTCACCGGCATCGTGGCCGCCACCGGTAGCGGCGTCGTGGTCGGGGCGAGCCTGGCAGTGCTCATCGCAGGTGTGGTGGTCCAGCTTGTCCCCGATGGGGCCGACTTCGCAGCCGTGTGGACCGACGGATGGTGGGCGTTCCTGGTTGGCACGGCCCAGTTCGTGGCGTGGGTGGCGTCGCTGTGGCCCTGGATGCTCGCGGCACTGGTGGCGACGTTGGGCTATGCCGCCTGGCGGGCCGGACACGACAGCGACTTTGTTCCGGCATGGATCAGCGCTGGTGAGCAGCCCGGCGGCAAGGACGTGGTGCCGGATGAGGGGGCCATTCTCGATGCGCTGCGCAATCTCAACCTGCCGCCGCTGAACAAGGCCATCAAGGAGGGCTGGAAACCCCGCTGGGTGCAGCCCACCGGCCGCGACGGGAGGGGCTGGCGCACCCAACTGGAGCTGCCGCAGGGCGTGACCGTCGAAAAGATCAACGACAACAAGGACGTGCTGGCCCACAATCTCGTGCGCAAGCGCAACGAGGTCTGGCCCACCGAGCCGCGCGACAAGCCCGGCGTGCTGGATCTGTGGGTGGCTGATCAGGGCATCCTGTCCGGCCCGGTGGATGTGTGGCCGCTGCTGGAGGAGGGCACCACGGACTACTTCACCGGTGTGCCGGTCGGTATCGACGCCCGCGGTGACGAGGTCACCGGCAAGCTCATGGCCGCCAACTACGTCATTGGCGGCACGATGGGCTCCGGCAAAACCTCGCTGGTGGTCAACCTGCTGCTGGGCGCCATCCTCGATCCGCTGGTTGAGATCGACGTGCACGTCATGGCCTACAACGTCGACTTCGACCCACTGCGGCCACGCCTGCGCAGCCTGGTCAAGGGCGACGAGGACGAACAGATCGAAGCCGCGCTGGACATGCTGCGCGAGCTGCGCGAAGAGGTCACCCAGCGCGGCAAGATCCTCGACGAGATCGGCGGCGAGGAAACCAAGCTCACCCGCGACATCGCCGAGCAGGACGCGCGCATGCGCCCGCGCCTGGTGGTCGTCGACGAGTGCCAGGAGCTGTTCGAGCACGACGAGCACGGCAAGGAAGCCAAGGAACTCGCCGAGAAGGTCGCCAAGAAGGCCCGCAAGACCGGCATCACCCTCGTGTGGGCCACCCCCTCCCCCTCGGCTGCCTCGCTGCCGCGTGACCTGGCCAAGACCGCCTCACACCGGGTGTGCTTCGCCATCGGCGACCACCAAGGATCGGATGCAGTGCTGGGCACCGGCAAGCACAAGGCCGGCATCACCGCCACCGGGCTGGTGCCCGGCGAGGACGTGGGCACCGCCATGGCCACCGGCTTCCGCCGGGATGCCGGGCTGGTGCGCTGCCACCACATCCGCAAGGAAAAGGGCATCGACGAGATCACCCCCGTGGTGCAACGCGCCCTGGCACTGCGCGAGGACGCGGGCATCACCGCCAACCCGGCCGCCGACCGCAGCCAACAGCCCCGCGACCTGCTCGCCGACCTCGACGCCGTACTCGGCACCGAGCCCGTCCCGGCCGCCGACGTGCCCGCCCTGCTGGCCCGCCACGCCCCCAAGTGGGCTCCCTACCAGCGCCTGACCGGCAAGCAGCTCCGCGTCCAGCTCACCGACGACTACGGCATCAAAGTGCCCTCCACCGGCAACAAGTTCCCCCTCGACCCCGCCACCGTGCGTAGCGAACAGGCCCGGCGCGCCACCGCCGACCTCGATACCGAGGAGTGA